A region from the Bactrocera dorsalis isolate Fly_Bdor chromosome 1, ASM2337382v1, whole genome shotgun sequence genome encodes:
- the LOC105233959 gene encoding thyrostimulin beta-5 subunit: MNKYLNTFALVAFVTIATPSLSQLLEAQPIDSSPTAAPLGCHQRLYTYRITQADAQGRECWDYVSVRSCWGRCDSSEISDWKFPYKRSFHPVCVHATRQPAVAVLRNCHPEADEETRRYEYMEAGSCHCHTCSTLDTSCEAPVNNIIDEKSGMKVLALTGSDSDVLDY, encoded by the exons ATG aataaatatttgaatacgtTTGCACTCGTCGCGTTCGTTACAATTGCAACACCGTCATTGAGTCAATTACTGGAGGCACAACCGATCGACAGCAGTCCCACAGCTGCACCACTCGGCTGCCACCAGCGACTTTATACATACCGCATCACACAAGCGGACGCACAGGGTCGCGAGTGTTGGGATTATGTGAGCGTACGTTCCTGTTGGGGTCGTTGTGACTCCAGTGAGATTTCCGATTGGAaattcccatacaaacgttctTTTCATCCCGTTTGTGTACATGCGACACGCCAACCAGCTGTAGCGGTGTTGCGGAATTGCCATCCGGAAGCCGACGAA GAAACGCGTCGTTATGAATATATGGAGGCTGGCAGTTGTCATTGTCATACATGTTCTACTTTGGATACCAGTTGCGAAGCGCCAGTGAACAATATAATCGATGAGAAGTCCGGCATGAAGGTGTTAGCTTTAACTGGTTCCGATTCAGATGTTTTGGATTATTAA
- the LOC105223976 gene encoding kelch-like protein 10 isoform X2 — MANLLNRARDNFFGNNNNNNNNQHIHDEGVVMPEIDHEMDDDDVDDPLTLSAPKRSLNATMSDHALNTLNELRRNNLLCDAVVSVSDASFNVHRAIMSACSSYFRAQFTGFNSTISPSKSDENRSVHIPGMSGAIMEQLIQYAYLRKCTINAENVHELLISADYVGMIGLVTLCKQHLAAMLTPENCVSIMGFARFRFLDDLYAKARNYLLRYFIEVAAKNKDILEMGLKDFYDIISDDELNTREEDHVWKLCIKWIDHDPENRKQYVAQLMQGVRLGLMTPKCFMDEVKEHPYVLQCDDAKPLIVETFKFMYDLDIMNPSSGELTTPPLAMPRLPHEVIFAIGGWSGGTSKGCIETYDTRADRWVNIPAEDPAGPRAYHGTAVIGYKIYSIGGYDGVEYFNTCRVFDAVRKNWKEIAPMHCRRCYVSVAELNGLIYAIGGYDGHNRLNTVERYNPKTNQWTVITPMNMQRSDASACTLKGKIYATGGFNGQECLDSAEYYDPGNNIWTRIPNMNHRRSGVSCVAFRGQLYVIGGFNGTARLSTGERYDPDTQTWSFIREMNHSRSNFGLEIIDDMIFAIGGFNGVSTISHTECYVAETDEWMEATDMNVVRSALTANNVAGLPNKRDYIHKERHRLMEERRQRLLASAMARDAETISMSNASVEAQDAAMDDYDSPNEDDDADDEEDGAGIVIAAAALAPVIEDRHEDLRPDPNRRFRVQLRAQRFGSHHEIRRRA; from the exons ATGGCAAATCTTTTGAATCGCGCACGTGATAATttttttggcaacaacaacaacaacaataataatcaaCATATACACGACGAGGGTGTTGTAATGCCCGAAATCGATCACGAGATGGACGATGATGATGTTGACGATCCGTTGACGTTGAGCGCACCGAAGCGCTCCCTCAATGCCACCATGAGCGATCATGCGCTCAACACACTGAACGAGCTGCGACGCAACAATTTATTATGTGATGCCGTGGTTTCGGTGTCCGATGCATCCTTCAATGTACATCGCGCCATTATGAGCGCATGCAGTTCGTATTTTAG GGCACAGTTTACTGGCTTCAATTCCACCATATCGCCATCGAAGAGTGACGAGAATCGTTCCGTACACATACCAGGCATGAGCGGTGCCATTATGGAGCAGCTAATACAGTATGCGTACCTGCGCAAGTGCACCATCAATGCGGAGAACGTGCATGAGTTGCTCATCTCGGCCGATTATGTGGGCATGATTGGATTGGTGACGCTGTGTAAGCAGCATCTAGCCGCGATGTTGACGCCCGAGAATTGTGTCAGCATAATGGGATTCGCCAG ATTTCGCTTTCTCGACGACTTGTATGCGAAAGCGCGAAATTATCTGCTGCGCTATTTCATTGAGGTTGCCGCTAAAAATAAGGACATACTCGAAATGGGCTTAAAGGATTTCTACGACATTATTAGTGACGATGAGCTGAATACACGCGAAGAGGACCACGTATGGAAGCTGTGCATCAAATGGATCGATCACGACCCAGAAAATCGTAAACAATATGTGGCGCAACTGATGCAGGGCGTGCGCTTGGGTTTGATGACACcaaag TGTTTCATGGACGAGGTGAAGGAGCATCCGTATGTGCTGCAGTGTGACGATGCGAAACCATTGATTGTGGAgacatttaaatttatgtatgatTTGGATATAATGAATCCATCATCGGGCGAG CTCACCACACCACCGTTAGCCATGCCACGTCTGCCGCATGAGGTCATTTTCGCTATTGGCGGCTGGAGTGGCGGTACATCGAAGGGTTGCATCGAAACATATGATACGCGTGCCGATCGTTGGGTCAATATACCGGCCGAAGATCCAGCCGGACCGCGTGCTTATCATGGCACCGCTGTTATTGGTTATAAAATCTATTCGATCGGTGGCTATGATGGTGTTGAATATTTCAATACATGTCGTGTCTTCGATGCGGTGCGCAAGAATTGGAAGGAG ATTGCACCAATGCACTGCCGTCGCTGCTATGTTAGCGTCGCTGAGCTTAACGGTCTTATCTACGCAATCGGCGGCTATGATGGTCATAATCGTTTGAATACAGTCGAGCGTTATAATCCGAAAACGAATCAGTGGACCGTTATAACGCCTATGAATATGCAACGATCTGACGCAAGCGCATGCACATTAAAGGGGAAAATTTATGCAACGG GTGGCTTCAATGGTCAGGAGTGTTTGGACAGTGCCGAATATTACGATCCCGGCAACAATATCTGGACACGTATACCGAATATGAATCATCGTCGCTCAGGCGTATCTTGTGTAGCCTTTCGTGGACAACTTTATGTGATTGGCGGTTTTAATGGCACGGCGCGTCTCTCTACAGGCGAACGTTATGATCCCGACACACAAACCTGGTCGTTCATACGCGAAATGAATCATTCGCGTAGTAATTTCGGACTTGAAATAATAGATGATATGATTTTCGCCATTGGCGGCTTCAATGGCGTGTCCACAATTTCACACACCGAATGTTACGTCGCTGAGACGGACGAGTG GATGGAAGCTACCGACATGAATGTGGTGCGCTCGGCGCTTACGGCCAACAATGTAGCCGGCTTGCCGAATAAACGTGATTACATACACAAGGAGCGTCATCGTTTGATGGAGGAGCGACGTCAGCGACTGTTGGCAAGCGCTATGGCACGCGATGCGGAGACCATCTCTATGTCGAATGCGTCAGTGGAGGCGCAGGATGCCGCTATGGATGATTACGATAGTCCGAATGAGGATGACGATGCCGACGATGAAGAAGATGGTGCTGGCATAGTTATTGCCGCGGCAGCACTTGCACCAGTTATTGAGGATCGGCACGAAGATTTGCGTCCCGATCCGAATCGTAGGTTTCGCGTACAATTGCGGGCGCAACGTTTTGGTTCACACCATGAGATACGACGACGCGCCTAA
- the LOC105223976 gene encoding kelch-like protein 10 isoform X1, with the protein MANLLNRARDNFFGNNNNNNNNQHIHDEGVVMPEIDHEMDDDDVDDPLTLSAPKRSLNATMSDHALNTLNELRRNNLLCDAVVSVSDASFNVHRAIMSACSSYFRAQFTGFNSTISPSKSDENRSVHIPGMSGAIMEQLIQYAYLRKCTINAENVHELLISADYVGMIGLVTLCKQHLAAMLTPENCVSIMGFARFRFLDDLYAKARNYLLRYFIEVAAKNKDILEMGLKDFYDIISDDELNTREEDHVWKLCIKWIDHDPENRKQYVAQLMQGVRLGLMTPKCFMDEVKEHPYVLQCDDAKPLIVETFKFISNLYVPFRMPFSKKLTTPPLAMPRLPHEVIFAIGGWSGGTSKGCIETYDTRADRWVNIPAEDPAGPRAYHGTAVIGYKIYSIGGYDGVEYFNTCRVFDAVRKNWKEIAPMHCRRCYVSVAELNGLIYAIGGYDGHNRLNTVERYNPKTNQWTVITPMNMQRSDASACTLKGKIYATGGFNGQECLDSAEYYDPGNNIWTRIPNMNHRRSGVSCVAFRGQLYVIGGFNGTARLSTGERYDPDTQTWSFIREMNHSRSNFGLEIIDDMIFAIGGFNGVSTISHTECYVAETDEWMEATDMNVVRSALTANNVAGLPNKRDYIHKERHRLMEERRQRLLASAMARDAETISMSNASVEAQDAAMDDYDSPNEDDDADDEEDGAGIVIAAAALAPVIEDRHEDLRPDPNRRFRVQLRAQRFGSHHEIRRRA; encoded by the exons ATGGCAAATCTTTTGAATCGCGCACGTGATAATttttttggcaacaacaacaacaacaataataatcaaCATATACACGACGAGGGTGTTGTAATGCCCGAAATCGATCACGAGATGGACGATGATGATGTTGACGATCCGTTGACGTTGAGCGCACCGAAGCGCTCCCTCAATGCCACCATGAGCGATCATGCGCTCAACACACTGAACGAGCTGCGACGCAACAATTTATTATGTGATGCCGTGGTTTCGGTGTCCGATGCATCCTTCAATGTACATCGCGCCATTATGAGCGCATGCAGTTCGTATTTTAG GGCACAGTTTACTGGCTTCAATTCCACCATATCGCCATCGAAGAGTGACGAGAATCGTTCCGTACACATACCAGGCATGAGCGGTGCCATTATGGAGCAGCTAATACAGTATGCGTACCTGCGCAAGTGCACCATCAATGCGGAGAACGTGCATGAGTTGCTCATCTCGGCCGATTATGTGGGCATGATTGGATTGGTGACGCTGTGTAAGCAGCATCTAGCCGCGATGTTGACGCCCGAGAATTGTGTCAGCATAATGGGATTCGCCAG ATTTCGCTTTCTCGACGACTTGTATGCGAAAGCGCGAAATTATCTGCTGCGCTATTTCATTGAGGTTGCCGCTAAAAATAAGGACATACTCGAAATGGGCTTAAAGGATTTCTACGACATTATTAGTGACGATGAGCTGAATACACGCGAAGAGGACCACGTATGGAAGCTGTGCATCAAATGGATCGATCACGACCCAGAAAATCGTAAACAATATGTGGCGCAACTGATGCAGGGCGTGCGCTTGGGTTTGATGACACcaaag TGTTTCATGGACGAGGTGAAGGAGCATCCGTATGTGCTGCAGTGTGACGATGCGAAACCATTGATTGTGGAgacatttaaatttat CTCTAATTTATATGTGCCATTTCGTATGCCATTTTCCAAAAAGCTCACCACACCACCGTTAGCCATGCCACGTCTGCCGCATGAGGTCATTTTCGCTATTGGCGGCTGGAGTGGCGGTACATCGAAGGGTTGCATCGAAACATATGATACGCGTGCCGATCGTTGGGTCAATATACCGGCCGAAGATCCAGCCGGACCGCGTGCTTATCATGGCACCGCTGTTATTGGTTATAAAATCTATTCGATCGGTGGCTATGATGGTGTTGAATATTTCAATACATGTCGTGTCTTCGATGCGGTGCGCAAGAATTGGAAGGAG ATTGCACCAATGCACTGCCGTCGCTGCTATGTTAGCGTCGCTGAGCTTAACGGTCTTATCTACGCAATCGGCGGCTATGATGGTCATAATCGTTTGAATACAGTCGAGCGTTATAATCCGAAAACGAATCAGTGGACCGTTATAACGCCTATGAATATGCAACGATCTGACGCAAGCGCATGCACATTAAAGGGGAAAATTTATGCAACGG GTGGCTTCAATGGTCAGGAGTGTTTGGACAGTGCCGAATATTACGATCCCGGCAACAATATCTGGACACGTATACCGAATATGAATCATCGTCGCTCAGGCGTATCTTGTGTAGCCTTTCGTGGACAACTTTATGTGATTGGCGGTTTTAATGGCACGGCGCGTCTCTCTACAGGCGAACGTTATGATCCCGACACACAAACCTGGTCGTTCATACGCGAAATGAATCATTCGCGTAGTAATTTCGGACTTGAAATAATAGATGATATGATTTTCGCCATTGGCGGCTTCAATGGCGTGTCCACAATTTCACACACCGAATGTTACGTCGCTGAGACGGACGAGTG GATGGAAGCTACCGACATGAATGTGGTGCGCTCGGCGCTTACGGCCAACAATGTAGCCGGCTTGCCGAATAAACGTGATTACATACACAAGGAGCGTCATCGTTTGATGGAGGAGCGACGTCAGCGACTGTTGGCAAGCGCTATGGCACGCGATGCGGAGACCATCTCTATGTCGAATGCGTCAGTGGAGGCGCAGGATGCCGCTATGGATGATTACGATAGTCCGAATGAGGATGACGATGCCGACGATGAAGAAGATGGTGCTGGCATAGTTATTGCCGCGGCAGCACTTGCACCAGTTATTGAGGATCGGCACGAAGATTTGCGTCCCGATCCGAATCGTAGGTTTCGCGTACAATTGCGGGCGCAACGTTTTGGTTCACACCATGAGATACGACGACGCGCCTAA
- the LOC105233960 gene encoding thyrostimulin alpha-2 subunit, which produces MFLWRLGLLFFLSIIVVSTNQSWLKPGCHKVGNTRIISIPECVEFRITTNACRGFCESYAVPSIPFGQAIPGIFKPVKPVVSVGQCCNIMAAEEVQKRVLCMGGMRNITFKSAVSCSCYHCKKN; this is translated from the exons ATGTTCCTGTGGCGTTTgggattattattttttctcagcATAATTGTTGTCTCCACAAATCAGTCATGGCTGAAACCGGGCTGCCACAAAGTGGGTAATACGCGCATCATATCCATACCGGAGTGTGTGGAGTTTCGCATTACCACCAATGCTTGTCGTggcttctgcgaatcgtacgcTGTGCCGTCCATACCGTTTGGTCAGGCTATACCGGGCATATTTAAGCCGGTCAAACCGGTCGTTTCGGTGGGTCAGTGCTGTAACATAATGGCGGCGGAGGAA GTGCAAAAGCGTGTACTTTGCATGGGCGGCATGCGTAATATAACCTTCAAATCGGCAGTATCCTGCTCCTGTTATCATTGTAAGAAGAATTAG